In the genome of Thermanaerothrix sp., the window ATTGAACCGTTAAGACCTTCCAGGGCCATCCTACCTCCCTCTGCCCCAACATGACTTAAGCCCGGGGCCACAGGGAGAGTTTAGCAGAACCTGTCGGGTGTTGGTAAGGATCTTAATCTTTAAAAACCATTGAGGTAAGCTTTAACGGATGTATATGAAAAATTACTTTGTAAAATTTACTTTTATTGCCACGTGGTCCCATCGGGTTACCGGGACGAGCAATCCTCGCAAAGCCCGTAGACGAACAGTTCGAATCGGGTCACCTGAGCGCCTCCGTGGGGGGTTAGGGTTAAGCGGATGTCGCCGTTGATGTGCTGAAGATCCCAGAGTCTTCCGCAGCCTTCGCACAGGAAATGCCCGTGGCTTGATACGTTTGGATCGAAATACACCCTCTTGTCGTCTATTGAGAGGACCTTTACCAGATCGGCCTTGGCCATCATCTTAAGGGTGCCGTAGATGGTGGCTATTGATATGGATGGGTACTCCTCCCTCACCTCGTTGAATATGGTGTCGGCAGAAGGATGGTCGGTCCGG includes:
- a CDS encoding transcriptional repressor; the encoded protein is MWTVEEGIERLREAGGKITNQRIAILRAMEARTDHPSADTIFNEVREEYPSISIATIYGTLKMMAKADLVKVLSIDDKRVYFDPNVSSHGHFLCEGCGRLWDLQHINGDIRLTLTPHGGAQVTRFELFVYGLCEDCSSR